One genomic region from Gadus morhua chromosome 9, gadMor3.0, whole genome shotgun sequence encodes:
- the LOC115550835 gene encoding P2Y purinoceptor 3-like: MGNTYNQPPETPFCDLKGPGQEGLAVIQLYLMPVIFICVLILGLPLNLLSLWIFSHRLKRWTRSTVLIFNLTLADASWLLALPFLIYFHLDRLDWTLGPDLCKAVRLLYHNYFYLSIFFVSSISLDRYLAIVHPLRSVALLGRRQTVLLCGAVWLVTLALSVPVAGMTIVQPCPGINRSVCTLYMLLDVTSVSLPYSVFCSITGFVFPLVSICYCCVRSVNELRHLPCLHRPHHKWRRLVRVMSAVLIIFSLLYLPYHLIRNATIVMRAVYPDTPAAWRTADLLFSLEMCVCSLNTCINPLFSCFAGQQFRQELHDTFQTLWHRRADVKSAAAPSLKSERGAVTRSRSPGVSAVVPLEILSAR; this comes from the exons ATGGGCAACACTTACAACCAG CCTCCAGAGACGCCCTTCTGCGACCTGAAGGGCCCTGGACAGGAGGGCCTCGCGGTGATCCAGTTGTACTTGATGCCTGTCATCTTCATCTGCGTCCTGATACTCGGGCTGCCCCTCAACCTGCTCTCCCTGTGGATTTTCTCCCACCGCCTGAAGCGCTGGACGCGCAGCACCGTCCTCATCTTCAACCTTACGCTGGCGGACGCCTCTTGGCTGCTGGCCCTGCCCTTCCTCATCTACTTCCACCTGGACCGCCTCGACTGGACCCTGGGCCCGGACCTGTGCAAGGCCGTGAGGCTGCTCTACCACAACTACTTCTACCTCAGCATCTTCTTCGTTTCCTCCATTAGTCTGGACCGCTACTTGGCCATCGTGCACCCACTGCGCTCCGTGGCGCTGCTGGGCCGCCGGCAGACGGTCCTGCTGTGCGGGGCCGTGTGGCTAGTCACGCTGGCCCTCAGCGTCCCCGTCGCGGGTATGACCATCGTGCAGCCCTGCCCAGGCATCAACCGCAGCGTGTGCACCTTATACATGCTGCTGGACGTGACCAGCGTGAGCTTGCCCTACTCCGTCTTCTGCTCCATCACCGGATTCGTATTCCCGCTTGTTTCCATCTGCTACTGCTGCGTGCGCAGCGTCAACGAGCTGCGCCACCTGCCCTGTCTGCACCGCCCGCACCACAAATGGCGGCGGCTCGTGCGCGTGATGAGTGCGGTGCTGATCATCTTCTCCCTGCTGTACCTGCCCTACCACCTGATCCGCAACGCCACCATCGTGATGCGTGCGGTCTACCCGGACACCCCCGCAGCGTGGCGCACCGCGGACCTGCTGTTCAGCCTGGAGATGTGCGTGTGCAGCTTGAACACATGCATTAACCCGCTGTTCAGCTGCTTCGCGGGGCAGCAGTTCAGGCAGGAACTCCATGACACTTTTCAGACACTTTGGCACCGACGCGCAGACGTCAAGTCAGCGGCGGCCCCCTCGCTGAAAAGTGAACGAGGAGCCGTTACGCGATCACGGTCCCCCGGGGTGAGCGCCGTGGTGCCCCTGGAGATTCTTTCTGCACGGTGA
- the slc17a6a gene encoding vesicular glutamate transporter 2.2: MEPEKERAFPPTREGIKSMAGKALGTLHRKLERRQQTGEVIELTEDGRPRDQQQKKTPLCDCTCFGAPRRYIIAMMSGLGFCISFGIRCNLGVAIVSMVNNSTIHRDGKIIVIEKAKFNWDPETVGMIHGSFFWGYIVTQIPGGYISSRLAANRVFGAAIFLTSTLNMFIPCAARNHYGTVIFVRILQGLVEGVTYPACHGIWSKWAPPMERSRLATISFCGSYAGAVIAMPLAGILVQYTGWSSVFYLYGSFGMVWYLFWILVSYESPAEHPTITDEERTYIEESIGESAQMMGAMEKFKTPWKKFFCSMPVYAIIVANFCRSWTFYLLLISQPAYFEEVFGFEISKVGMVSALPHLVMTIIVPLGGQLADYLRTNNIMSTTMVRKIMNCGGFGMEATLLLVVGYSHSKGMAISFLVLAVGFSGFAISGFNVNHLDIAPRYASILMGISNGVGTLSGMVCPLIVGAMTKNKTREEWQYVFLIAAMVHYGGVIFYGIFASGEKQPWADPEEMSDEKCGFIDEDELAEETGDITQSIGPGGAVGGPPKSYGATAQLNGGWVQDWDKTEEYVQQPAGQMHAKDGYS; the protein is encoded by the exons ATGGAGCCAGAAAAGGAACGAGCTTTTCCTCCCACTAGAGAGGGGATCAAGAGCATGGCTGGGAAGGCCCTCGGGACTCTGCACAG GAAGCTGGAAAGACGCCAGCAGACCGGTGAGGTGATCGAGCTGACGGAGGATGGGAGACCCCGGGaccagcagcagaagaagacaCCCCTATGCGACTGCACGTGCTTTGGGGCTCCTCGCAGGTACATCATCGCGATGATGAGCGGGCTCGGCTTCTGCATCTCTTTCGGGATCCGGTGCAACCTGGGCGTGGCCATCGTGAGCATGGTCAACAACAGCACGATCCACCGTGACGGCAAGATCATAGTGATCGAG AAAGCAAAATTCAACTGGGACCCGGAGACCGTGGGGATGATCCACGGCTCTTTTTTCTGGGGCTACATAGTCACCCAGATCCCGGGAGGATATATATCGTCACGATTAGCAGCGAACAG GGTGTTTGGGGCGGCCATCTTCCTCACGTCTACACTCAATATGTTCATTCCCTGTGCCGCCCGCAACCACTATGGAACAGTCATCTTTGTGAGGATATTACAAGGACTTGTGGAG GGAGTTACCTACCCTGCCTGTCATGGCATATGGAGTAAATGGGCCCCACCGATGGAGAGGAGTCGCCTGGCAACTATATCTTTCTGCG GCTCCTACGCGGGCGCCGTCATCGCCATGCCTCTGGCGGGGATCCTGGTGCAGTACACCGGCTGGTCCTCTGTCTTCTACCTGTACG GGTCGTTTGGGATGGTGTGGTACCTATTCTGGATTCTGGTGTCCTACGAGAGCCCGGCGGAGCACCCCACCATCACTGACGAGGAGCGCACCTACATCGAGGAGAGCATAGGGGAGAGCGCCCAGATGATGGGGGCCATGGAG aaattcaagactcCTTGGAAGAAGTTTTTCTGTTCCATGCCCGTCTACGCGATCATCGTGGCCAACTTCTGCAGGAGTTGGACCTTCTACCTGCTCCTCATCAGCCAGCCCGCCTACTTTGAGGAAGTGTTTGGTTTTGAAATCAGCAAG GTTGGAATGGTGTCCGCTCTGCCCCACCTGGTGATGACCATCATCGTACCTCTGGGAGGCCAGCTGGCCGACTACCTCCGCACCAACAACATCATGTCCACCACCATGGTGCGGAAGATCATGAACTGCGGAG GATTTGGGATGGAGGCTACTCTACTGTTGGTGGTGGGGTACTCTCACAGCAAGGGTATGGCCATCTCTTTCCTTGTCCTGGCGGTTGGTTTCAGTGGCTTCGCTATATCAG GTTTCAATGTCAATCATCTGGACATTGCTCCTCGCTACGCCAGCATCCTCATGGGTATATCCAACGGAGTGGGGACTTTGTCAGGGATGGTGTGCCCTCTCATAGTCGGGGCCATGACCAAGAACAAG ACCCGCGAGGAGTGGCAGTACGTCTTCCTCATCGCTGCCATGGTGCACTACGGGGGCGTCATCTTCTACGGCATCTTCGCGTCCGGGGAGAAGCAGCCCTGGGCCGACCCCGAGGAGATGAGCGACGAGAAGTGCGGCTTCATCGACGAAGACGAGCTGGCCGAAGAGACTGGGGACATCACCCAGAGCATCGGGCCCGGGGGAGCGGTGGGTGGGCCCCCCAAGAGCTACGGGGCCACGGCTCAGCTGAACGGGGGCTGGGTCCAGGACTGGGATAAGACAGAGGAGTACGTGCAGCAGCCCGCCGGTCAGATGCACGCCAAGGACGGATACTCCTAG
- the fancf gene encoding Fanconi anemia group F protein, protein MVMEEVLKNLQSTAELLAAVQTDLVRQWDTQTLDRAFQWALYCQLLYARFNNKKTIRSIMEKHLQTTNESLRATFPGHMDVSFGDLSRCQHLLLTRLLKNPVLPRTHLKVLVGSLSPMEAHENEPEDSKGHVEQLIACRSASRVLTAMPVRTNASPGVDAEFQGRLAEVQGRLLMETLDALFGGGGEAHAAHELLDEMLQRCEEEDHVVLVIASALRRNINTPAATASRGFLLNWLQQNEQLLQNMCLHVPLDHIMSHVKENLEFRARYCVVLKRWASDMTFDIDEGEWVPTGTTAGVSFQKLTDHFAALVETSPLLREEVEKELNALKMADGDFDVEGLSVWGDLLEVLSK, encoded by the coding sequence atggtgatggaggaggtcctGAAGAACCTGCAGAGCACCGCGGAGCTGCTGGCCGCGGTGCAGACGGACCTGGTGAGGCAGTGGGACACACAGACCCTGGACAGAGCCTTTCAGTGGGCCCTGTACTGTCAGCTCCTGTATGCAAGGTTCAACAACAAGAAGACGATCCGGAGCATCATGGAGAAACATTTGCAGACCACCAATGAAAGCCTAAGAGCCACCTTCCCGGGACACATGGACGTCTCGTTCGGGGATTTGTCGCGTTGTCAGCACCTCCTACTCACCAGGTTACTGAAGAACCCCGTGTTACCCAGGACCCACCTGAAGGTACTGGTCGGTAGTTTGAGTCCTATGGAAGCACATGAGAACGAGCCCGAGGACTCCAAGGGCCACGTTGAACAGCTCATTGCGTGTAGATCGGCGAGCAGAGTCCTGACAGCCATGCCTGTGAGGACCAATGCATCTCCAGGTGTGGATGCGGAGTTCCAGGGCAGGTTGGCAGAGGTCCAGGGCAGGCTGCTGATGGAGACCCTGGATGCGCTgtttggtggaggaggagaggcgcaCGCAGCGCATGAACTGTTGGACGAGATGCTGCAGAGATGTGAGGAAGAGGACCATGTCGTCTTGGTGATTGCGTCTGCTTTAAGGAGGAACATCAACACTCCAGCAGCAACAGCCTCCCGTGGTTTTCTCTTGAACTGGTTACAGCAAAACGAACAGCTGCtgcaaaatatgtgtttgcatgtgcctCTTGATCACATCATGAGCCATGTCAAGGAAAACTTGGAGTTTAGGGCCAGGTACTGCGTTGTGCTCAAAAGGTGGGCCTCCGACATGACCTTTGACATAGACGAAGGGGAGTGGGTTCCAACCGGTACCACAGCGGGAGTGTCCTTCCAGAAGCTGACGGACCACTTTGCAGCCTTAGTGGAGACTTCCCCACTGctcagggaggaggtggagaaagagCTCAATGCTCTGAAGATGGCAGACGGAGATTTTGATGTGGAAGGTCTCAGTGTTTGGGGGGATCTCCTGGAAGTGTTATCAAAGTAA